CCAATAGGCTAGTGAATAGATATTTCGTGTAGGCCTCTGAACTCGAAGCTTCATATGCTTAGAATTAGCCAAGTGTGTTGGATGAGAAGCTTGGTATATTTGAATTCTGATTCGTCAAGATACAACAGTTATCAACATTTGTAAGATTACCGGGTGAAAATTGTgtcaaaaagtaaaagaaaaatgggtTCTCCctgtattttgaaattataagcTTTTCGTCTGGCTTCAATATATTTGGCAATTCTTTCCTTCAAGCGTTCAGTTGTAGCTTTGAACTGTAACCTTAGCCTGAGGGCCGCCTTGGACATAAACAAAGCTGCATTCCGAGCCAGGTTGTAAGACCTTCTGCCATTGAGGAAGCTCATAGATGTTCCTCTGTTGTGTTGGATTGAGACCCCAAACAGATCCTGAAAGGCCTTCTACCACCAATTTAAGGTCTTTTATTGGCTTCTCGGACTTGTTTTTGATTATCACCCTGTGCCTGTAATATGTTGTTGGTCCAACTGTCCATGTCTTGGTTATTGAGTGAAGGAATTCCACTGGGATTTCTGCAGTGTACGGATTCAAGGAAATCAAACAAAGTTGCAAAATAGTGAGGGCATTGTCCCCTAGGAATCATGGAGAAGTATACAGTTTCTTtcaagaattgaattttattcttacCTTGACTTCTATAGGGTTCTTGTGTTTTTTGAGTTTCTTGATAGGAATGAGGTGTTGTTGGACGAGGAACTGGTGCTTTCTTAGGATAGTTGCCTGAAAATATTAGCCGAAGAGAGACATGGGAGTTAGTGATTACATCTTGGTAGCTCACAACGTTCTTGAAATGAAGTGACGACACATTCTCTGTGAATTTCCTACCTGCGGTTTCTGATACACTTTGCAGCTTAGAGAAGAGGCCAACAAGAGGAGCACAGCCAGACAATGTAGGCTCGGTTTGTTCGTAGTTGGAACGGTCATCAGAGAAGTTATCATTCTGATCAGGCCCTCCCACAAGAGCTCCATGTATGACATTAGGATTTCCCTCGGGACGACGATACCATGTCTCAAATCCTTGCACACACCCAACCGTTGATTGAAGAGAAAATATAGAGGCAATGGAAGAACCTCTATGGTGAACATGGATGGGATATTGCTGTCCATATCCAACCAAGTAGCTCATAGACTTGGGGTTTTTACCAAGAAAATAGTCAGCCTGAAAAATCAATATGAACGAGAAATCAGCACGGGGCATTTACCGGAAGATGTAAGTATTGATGCACAGGAAAAATGGAATTTCGTCTGTCAGCAAAGATCATCAAAATGTGAACACTATGATCGGACAAACTTGAAGTAGAGTCCCTTGAGTACCTGTGACCTAGCAAAATCGAGGAGCGCCTGAGGTGGGATCTGCCCTTCCGGACAGGTAAGCTTAGCATTTGCAGCAGAAAGAGAATCAGAGTAGACGGCGAGAAGAAATGCAGCAGCGGAGGCATATTGCAAATTGTTCCATTCCCTGACATACATTAATCCCCCTGATACAGAAACAAAACCACAACCGAGCGTACTTTACAAGGCCCCTTATATAAAAGCAATTATATGATCGAAAAGGGATCATAGAGATGTTATATTATCTACTTAAGACTAACCAGGAGTTTTTTGGATGTTGTAGCCATCGTTCTTTTGCAGACAAGCACAGGCAAAGTAATTGGCTTTGGCCTGATATTGCTTCAAGGTGGAAGTGTACGCGCCACCACGGCCTTCCAGAAGTATCTGCAGTCAGTTTTCCAAACTTCCGTTACTCGTTCCCAATTTGAATACGTAGAATCACAATGTTTTCATAGACAAACACAGCTCGATTAGCTAGAGGCTCTGGTTCTGATGATGATGAGGTTCTTTAATGAAATTACCTGGGAAAGAAGGATTTGCACACCAGCATATTTGTTGTCCCACGAGAATTCTTTGACTGCCCATCCAGTTCCACCCATGTATACAGCATTGTCTACGACGTATTTTAGGAAGTACTCATCATCAGTCGCCCGATACAGCCACGCGGCAGCCCACAATAACTCATCCTAAAATGAGAGAAAAGGTTGTTTAAGAACATATACCgcaaatgatataattaaaacttAAGAACAGATTGGCTGGAGAGCAAATATAATGCATACCGAGTAACCTGACGA
This Populus alba chromosome 7, ASM523922v2, whole genome shotgun sequence DNA region includes the following protein-coding sequences:
- the LOC118049706 gene encoding endoglucanase 5; its protein translation is MKSLNFGGLCLLLGVLVLEALVAEGFNYGDALDKTLMFFEAQRSGKLPANQRVKWRGDSGLKDGYLQGVNMVGGYYDAGDHVKFGLPMAYTVTMLAWGAIDFRKEITELDQMGNALWSIRWGTEYFMKAHTQPNVLWAQVGDGDSDHYCWERAEDMTTPRTAYKLDQNHPGSDLAGETAAALAASALAFKPYNSSYSNLLLLHAKQLFTFADKYRGLYDDSIQNAKQFYTSSGYSDELLWAAAWLYRATDDEYFLKYVVDNAVYMGGTGWAVKEFSWDNKYAGVQILLSQILLEGRGGAYTSTLKQYQAKANYFACACLQKNDGYNIQKTPGGLMYVREWNNLQYASAAAFLLAVYSDSLSAANAKLTCPEGQIPPQALLDFARSQADYFLGKNPKSMSYLVGYGQQYPIHVHHRGSSIASIFSLQSTVGCVQGFETWYRRPEGNPNVIHGALVGGPDQNDNFSDDRSNYEQTEPTLSGCAPLVGLFSKLQSVSETAGNYPKKAPVPRPTTPHSYQETQKTQEPYRSQEIPVEFLHSITKTWTVGPTTYYRHRVIIKNKSEKPIKDLKLVVEGLSGSVWGLNPTQQRNIYELPQWQKVLQPGSECSFVYVQGGPQAKVTVQSYN